One sulfur-oxidizing endosymbiont of Gigantopelta aegis genomic region harbors:
- a CDS encoding BatD family protein, with protein sequence MQKAIQIMTPVTEQSINITELKLKLSHKLLIISFFCLFALLQSTSLWASVDATTNRTSLSIDETMVLEIVSENNSGEPDLSELEDDFQIMGKSQSQNYSLINGHASRTHSWNITLLPKKTGKLTIPAIKIGSESTQPIKLVIEKESTTPAIDGKEVFLKIQIAKDEIDETTEKKSYYVQQQIIITVKLFHRIRFSNASLSDLELSNTVVEKLGNDANYSKVIANHRYNIIERRYAVFPQQSGELIIPAMTFTGNAEISQNFSLFSRPGRQIVSRTKPIALNILPIPANYTGKNWLPAESLEIESEIVEAINTISAGEAITQHIVVRAKGLLGSQLPVISVALNKTIKTYPDKEKLSNQLINGQVLGVRRDTVAIIPLKAGEFTLPEIKVDWWNTQTNQQETAYLAPQTLIAKANPDSPELNAKAPVKEPVNTQANNTSEAHNPEQTETTKTIEKLVYKDLSLMENIWFWISLALLILWFITFIILISSRAKNKQAELNSQERTQAQNVAHKALGKYLQAIYQACQANNASQASHALIQWARLHFKQTTLAGLSDIIQTIDDEHFINAINQLESVQYSKNKQNWDGNALKTALESYLAQEKRNHQEKKQKPQAFAHLNP encoded by the coding sequence ATGCAAAAAGCAATTCAAATAATGACACCCGTAACAGAGCAATCAATCAATATAACTGAGCTTAAACTTAAACTCAGCCACAAACTACTGATAATAAGTTTTTTCTGCCTCTTTGCATTACTTCAGAGCACCAGCCTATGGGCATCGGTTGATGCAACAACCAATAGAACAAGCCTCAGCATTGATGAAACCATGGTCTTAGAAATTGTTTCTGAAAACAATTCCGGTGAGCCTGATCTATCCGAGCTTGAAGATGATTTTCAAATCATGGGCAAGAGCCAAAGTCAGAATTATAGCCTTATCAACGGCCATGCATCACGCACCCATAGCTGGAATATTACTCTCTTACCCAAAAAAACCGGCAAGCTGACCATTCCTGCCATTAAGATAGGCAGTGAAAGCACTCAGCCAATTAAGTTAGTCATTGAAAAAGAATCCACCACACCTGCCATTGACGGCAAGGAAGTCTTTCTTAAAATACAAATTGCTAAGGATGAAATTGATGAAACCACAGAAAAAAAATCCTACTATGTGCAACAACAAATTATTATCACTGTTAAATTATTTCATCGCATACGTTTTTCTAATGCCAGTCTGAGTGATCTGGAACTCAGCAATACCGTCGTTGAAAAACTGGGCAATGATGCAAATTACAGCAAGGTGATTGCTAATCATCGCTATAATATTATTGAACGCCGTTATGCCGTATTCCCACAACAAAGCGGTGAGTTAATTATTCCTGCGATGACCTTTACCGGCAATGCCGAAATCAGTCAGAATTTTTCTTTATTTTCTCGCCCCGGACGACAAATTGTCAGTCGTACAAAGCCTATTGCTTTAAATATTTTGCCCATTCCAGCCAACTACACGGGCAAAAACTGGCTACCGGCAGAAAGCCTTGAAATAGAGTCTGAGATTGTTGAGGCCATTAATACCATCTCTGCTGGTGAAGCCATCACCCAACACATCGTTGTGCGTGCCAAAGGCTTATTAGGCTCACAACTACCGGTTATCAGTGTGGCTTTAAATAAGACCATTAAGACTTACCCTGACAAAGAAAAACTCAGTAATCAATTAATCAATGGTCAGGTGCTGGGTGTGCGACGTGATACCGTGGCAATCATTCCTTTAAAAGCCGGTGAATTTACCCTGCCAGAGATTAAAGTCGATTGGTGGAACACACAAACCAATCAACAAGAAACTGCTTATTTAGCACCACAGACCTTAATTGCCAAAGCAAATCCTGACTCGCCAGAGCTTAATGCAAAAGCACCAGTAAAAGAGCCTGTCAATACCCAGGCCAATAATACCTCTGAAGCGCATAATCCTGAGCAAACTGAAACCACTAAGACCATTGAGAAATTAGTCTATAAAGACCTCAGTCTAATGGAAAACATCTGGTTCTGGATTAGTCTTGCCTTGCTTATTTTATGGTTTATCACCTTCATAATACTCATTTCGTCACGGGCAAAAAACAAACAAGCTGAACTAAATTCTCAAGAGCGCACACAAGCTCAAAACGTCGCTCACAAAGCACTGGGTAAATATTTGCAAGCGATCTATCAGGCATGTCAGGCGAACAATGCGAGCCAAGCCAGTCATGCTCTCATACAATGGGCTCGGCTACACTTCAAACAAACAACATTAGCTGGCCTATCCGATATCATTCAAACCATCGATGATGAGCATTTCATCAATGCCATCAATCAGCTTGAAAGTGTGCAATACTCAAAGAACAAACAAAATTGGGATGGCAATGCCTTAAAAACAGCACTTGAATCCTACCTTGCTCAAGAAAAAAGAAACCATCAAGAAAAAAAGCAAAAGCCACAGGCATTTGCTCATTTAAATCCTTGA
- a CDS encoding vWA domain-containing protein, whose amino-acid sequence MTDTFHFLRPEWLWALPFIAILLMVLIRSARKNSGWENICDPELLQYQLAQQKTTSTFHALHWTIPLIFFIGIIALSGPAWEQKEQPVFQQGNALVIILDLSLSMNAKDLKPSRLERAKLKLIDILKQKTEGQTALIAFAGDAHTVSPLTIDTKTIISLLPALDSSIMPLTGTHLLDAIKTAKQLFKNAGFAQGDMLLLTDGIDPLQQSPLEKNIKKLHQQGYRFSVIGVGSEAGSPIPLSDKGGFIKSSSGQVILSKLIPEPLIKLTKIGGGHYSKLSLDDSDFQAILNHSMDENNHLAEDDKQVEQWLDNGAYLSLLLIPLALFSFRKGVLSLVFCLSIASFFNPETSYADALPEPAKDIANEKNWSEIWSTDDQRGQKEFDEQHYQAAAERFNNKDWKASAYYRAGDYEKALQQYNQSDDAISLYNKGNTLANMNKLAEALEAYKKALKQTKASQSEQNITEQATQNMEYIEKILEQQKQQSSQNGGKNNEQDSEQSSENKDQKQQSSSEDGSNSNDSNSEQSKQQSSEFESEGDDAEGQNAGSNSEEQQEQNDTENAQNSEQNEADAENQEARSPQNPPIPPEQESEQEQENAQSGTADKNDAQTEESADLEKNDPQKGEADKANDVLSQLSQEEQQSLKQWLQRIPDNPGELLRIKFRNNTLLKQRQTDTNNSQYNGNPW is encoded by the coding sequence ATGACCGATACATTTCACTTTCTTCGTCCCGAATGGTTGTGGGCATTACCCTTTATTGCCATACTTTTAATGGTATTGATTCGCAGTGCTCGAAAAAACAGTGGCTGGGAAAACATCTGCGATCCGGAATTATTGCAATACCAATTAGCACAGCAAAAAACCACAAGCACTTTTCACGCACTACATTGGACCATCCCGCTGATTTTCTTTATCGGCATTATTGCCCTATCAGGCCCAGCCTGGGAGCAAAAAGAGCAGCCTGTTTTTCAACAAGGCAATGCCCTAGTCATTATTCTGGATTTATCTCTTTCCATGAATGCTAAGGATTTAAAACCCTCACGACTTGAGCGTGCCAAACTAAAACTCATCGATATACTGAAACAAAAAACTGAAGGACAAACAGCACTCATTGCTTTTGCTGGTGATGCACATACCGTGAGTCCTTTGACCATTGATACAAAAACCATTATCTCTTTATTGCCAGCACTGGATTCATCAATTATGCCGCTGACCGGTACACATCTTTTAGATGCGATAAAAACTGCCAAACAACTTTTTAAAAATGCCGGCTTTGCTCAGGGTGATATGTTATTGCTTACAGATGGTATTGATCCATTACAGCAATCCCCTCTGGAAAAAAACATTAAAAAACTTCATCAACAGGGTTATCGTTTTTCTGTTATTGGTGTGGGTAGTGAAGCCGGTTCGCCCATCCCCTTATCTGATAAGGGGGGCTTTATTAAATCCTCCTCCGGGCAAGTTATTTTAAGCAAATTAATTCCCGAACCATTAATAAAACTCACTAAAATCGGTGGTGGCCATTATAGTAAATTATCCCTTGATGATAGTGATTTTCAGGCTATTTTAAACCACAGCATGGATGAGAATAATCACTTGGCTGAGGATGACAAACAAGTAGAACAATGGCTAGATAATGGTGCCTATTTAAGTTTGCTATTAATCCCTTTAGCCTTATTCAGTTTTAGAAAAGGCGTATTAAGCTTAGTCTTTTGTCTATCCATTGCTTCTTTCTTCAATCCAGAAACCAGCTATGCTGATGCACTTCCTGAGCCAGCCAAGGATATAGCTAACGAGAAGAACTGGTCAGAAATTTGGTCTACAGACGATCAACGTGGTCAAAAAGAATTTGATGAACAACATTATCAAGCTGCGGCAGAACGCTTTAATAATAAGGACTGGAAAGCCAGTGCCTATTATCGAGCCGGTGACTACGAAAAAGCATTGCAACAATACAATCAGTCCGACGATGCCATCAGCCTTTATAATAAGGGCAATACTTTAGCAAATATGAACAAGTTAGCCGAAGCGCTTGAGGCTTATAAAAAGGCATTAAAACAAACTAAAGCATCTCAAAGTGAGCAAAATATCACTGAGCAAGCCACACAAAATATGGAATATATTGAAAAAATATTGGAGCAACAAAAACAACAGTCTTCACAGAATGGAGGTAAAAATAATGAGCAGGATTCTGAGCAGTCTTCAGAAAACAAGGATCAAAAACAACAAAGTAGTTCTGAAGATGGTTCCAATAGTAATGACTCCAATTCCGAGCAATCTAAGCAACAATCATCCGAGTTTGAATCTGAGGGCGATGATGCTGAAGGTCAAAACGCTGGCTCAAATAGTGAAGAACAGCAGGAGCAAAACGATACAGAAAATGCTCAAAATTCAGAGCAAAATGAGGCTGATGCAGAGAATCAAGAAGCCCGCTCCCCGCAAAACCCACCCATTCCTCCCGAGCAAGAATCTGAGCAAGAGCAAGAAAATGCACAATCTGGCACGGCTGATAAAAATGATGCTCAGACAGAAGAAAGTGCCGATCTTGAAAAAAATGACCCGCAAAAGGGTGAAGCGGACAAAGCCAATGATGTACTGTCACAATTAAGTCAGGAAGAACAACAATCGCTTAAACAATGGTTACAACGTATCCCAGATAATCCAGGTGAATTATTGCGTATTAAATTTCGCAATAATACGCTACTTAAACAAAGACAAACTGATACCAATAATAGCCAATACAATGGTAATCCCTGGTAA
- a CDS encoding vWA domain-containing protein, with protein MYSFDWPWMFALLPLPIIVYAFSKPADNHQKQVLRVPFYAQVNQLTQMETTHHKPDYSPMIVVAFLAWVFLIIASAQPKWSGEAIEIPVSGRDLMLAVDISGSMETADMFFAQDAVNRLTAVKSVLLPFIRQREGDRMGLILFADHAYLQTPLTFDRKTIEKILYESFIGMAGSKATAIGDAIGLAVKRLKELPADESDSRVLILLTDGSNNAGIDPVTAAKLAKQIGIKIYTIGFGADEMIVRSFFGRQRVNPSRDLDEKTLTQIAESTGGQYFRARDTEELKQIYQALDELEPVESDSLTFRPTQALFYFPLGIALLLSLVIALVKLPWVENLFIQAISKQATSNQEKRRKP; from the coding sequence ATGTATAGTTTTGACTGGCCCTGGATGTTTGCATTGTTACCCTTGCCCATAATTGTCTATGCCTTTAGCAAACCTGCTGACAATCATCAAAAGCAAGTGCTACGAGTGCCGTTTTATGCACAAGTCAATCAACTCACGCAAATGGAAACAACGCATCACAAGCCTGATTATTCACCGATGATTGTTGTGGCATTTCTGGCCTGGGTATTTTTGATCATAGCCAGTGCACAACCAAAGTGGTCAGGAGAAGCCATTGAAATACCCGTCAGTGGGCGTGATTTAATGCTGGCAGTGGATATTTCCGGCAGCATGGAAACGGCTGATATGTTTTTTGCTCAGGATGCAGTCAATCGTCTCACTGCGGTAAAGTCTGTCTTACTGCCTTTTATTCGTCAGCGTGAAGGCGATCGCATGGGGCTGATTCTATTTGCTGATCATGCCTATTTACAAACCCCGCTCACTTTCGACAGAAAAACCATTGAGAAAATACTCTATGAATCCTTTATTGGCATGGCTGGCTCAAAGGCTACCGCCATCGGTGACGCCATTGGTTTAGCCGTTAAACGGCTAAAAGAATTACCTGCCGATGAAAGCGATTCACGGGTATTAATTTTACTCACTGATGGCTCTAATAATGCCGGTATCGATCCTGTGACCGCTGCAAAACTAGCCAAACAAATCGGCATAAAAATTTACACCATTGGCTTTGGTGCCGATGAAATGATCGTACGCTCCTTCTTTGGTCGGCAACGGGTCAACCCCTCTCGTGACTTAGATGAAAAAACCTTAACCCAAATAGCCGAAAGTACGGGTGGCCAGTATTTTCGTGCCCGTGACACAGAAGAATTAAAACAAATTTATCAGGCCTTAGATGAGTTAGAACCGGTAGAATCCGATAGCCTGACCTTTCGCCCAACTCAGGCACTCTTTTATTTCCCCTTGGGCATCGCCTTGCTACTCAGTCTCGTCATTGCCCTAGTCAAATTACCCTGGGTAGAGAACTTGTTCATTCAGGCTATCTCTAAGCAAGCAACATCTAATCAAGAAAAAAGGAGAAAGCCATAA
- a CDS encoding DUF4381 domain-containing protein, translating into MPEQFDPTKLADIYLPETISLWPLAPAWWFLLAGIIVLIALIIYWLKRVPKIPAPTRKELKSQALQELLAIKASYESQAADKGSKEIVHETVKKLSVFLRRYALSLYPRDQVASITDERWLVFLDRLYSGDAQSNSNPKPLFSKKFAVLLTQVPYQSPHSEIDTSLIDELFRVSESLIKNTYQLYKANMPISSIPVSNKESLEQKHV; encoded by the coding sequence ATGCCCGAGCAATTTGATCCTACAAAACTAGCCGATATTTACCTACCAGAAACCATTTCACTTTGGCCCCTAGCACCTGCCTGGTGGTTTTTACTGGCAGGTATTATTGTCCTTATAGCATTAATCATCTACTGGCTAAAAAGAGTACCCAAAATTCCTGCACCCACACGCAAAGAACTCAAGTCTCAGGCGCTACAAGAATTACTGGCAATTAAGGCATCCTATGAGTCTCAAGCTGCCGATAAAGGCAGCAAAGAAATTGTTCATGAGACGGTAAAAAAACTATCCGTGTTTTTACGTCGCTATGCCCTCTCTCTCTATCCACGGGATCAGGTTGCCTCAATCACAGACGAACGATGGTTGGTATTTCTTGATCGACTTTATTCTGGTGACGCTCAAAGCAACTCAAATCCCAAGCCTTTATTTAGCAAGAAATTTGCTGTATTACTGACTCAAGTGCCCTATCAATCACCACATAGTGAGATTGATACCTCACTCATCGATGAATTATTTCGGGTTTCTGAAAGCTTAATAAAAAATACCTATCAACTATATAAAGCCAATATGCCCATATCCAGCATTCCAGTCTCTAACAAAGAAAGTCTGGAGCAAAAACATGTATAG
- a CDS encoding DUF58 domain-containing protein: MSLWNFLQSKPQNASPEESNNRTSNTRATQVDLTGLIQLRYQSSHLSLGSQRKAFSTISGNYSSAFKGRGLNFDEVRPYQPGDDIRNIDWNVTARTDKVHTKVFQEERERPVFIIVDLSSSMYFGTRHCLKSVTAAKAAALFAWAGADNSNRIGGLIFNDYEHMEMRPKGGHRGVLQFLKLLSDFHNKHDNVDPSASNSTQSNEDTPDNKQVIDGKQDFDNKQPLNKGLLFARIQKMINPGSIVLLASDFNQIDTHATNNPVLKHIQYIARHNDLLITYIFDALEKQLPPPGQYGISDGQHEQIIDTRDRHLRASFQQLSNNKSDAIEQFCVSNRIHLINLATHDKVPDQFLAALGKGSSVRRIARSRS; the protein is encoded by the coding sequence ATGAGTTTATGGAATTTTTTACAATCAAAGCCACAAAATGCGTCCCCCGAAGAAAGCAACAACAGGACGAGCAATACCCGTGCAACTCAGGTTGACTTAACCGGACTGATACAATTGCGCTATCAGTCCTCTCATCTGTCTTTGGGATCACAACGCAAGGCATTTTCTACAATTTCCGGCAACTATAGTTCCGCCTTTAAAGGCCGTGGACTGAACTTTGATGAAGTACGTCCTTATCAGCCCGGCGATGACATCCGCAATATCGATTGGAATGTTACTGCACGTACCGATAAAGTACACACCAAAGTCTTTCAGGAAGAACGAGAACGTCCTGTCTTTATTATTGTTGACCTCAGCAGTAGTATGTATTTTGGCACTCGGCATTGTTTAAAGTCCGTGACGGCGGCCAAAGCAGCAGCATTATTTGCTTGGGCTGGTGCAGATAATAGTAATCGCATCGGGGGCCTGATTTTTAATGACTATGAACACATGGAAATGCGTCCCAAGGGTGGTCATCGTGGCGTTTTACAATTTTTAAAACTACTTTCTGACTTTCATAATAAACATGACAATGTTGATCCGAGTGCTAGCAATAGCACACAAAGCAACGAAGATACACCTGATAACAAACAAGTTATTGATGGTAAACAAGATTTTGATAACAAACAGCCTCTTAATAAAGGCTTGCTCTTTGCCCGCATACAAAAAATGATCAATCCCGGCAGTATCGTATTGCTGGCCTCAGACTTTAATCAGATAGATACTCATGCAACTAACAACCCGGTATTAAAGCATATCCAATACATTGCCCGACATAATGATCTCTTAATCACTTATATTTTTGATGCCTTAGAAAAACAATTACCACCACCGGGACAATATGGTATTAGTGATGGTCAACATGAACAAATCATTGATACCCGTGATCGGCACTTAAGAGCTTCTTTTCAGCAATTATCTAACAATAAGAGTGATGCCATTGAGCAATTTTGTGTTTCAAATCGTATTCATCTGATTAATCTAGCCACTCATGATAAAGTCCCCGATCAATTTCTTGCCGCTTTAGGCAAGGGTTCCAGTGTGCGTCGTATTGCCAGGAGTCGTTCATAA
- a CDS encoding AAA family ATPase — MSLYQQITHARDCLSKKIIGQEALVNKLFIALLADGHLLVEGAPGLAKTRAIKELSDLIEADFHRVQFTPDLLPADLTGTEIYRPQDGTFHFQKGPLFHNLLLADEINRAPAKVQSALLEAMAEKQITVGRETYQLPKLFMVMATQNPIEQEGTYPLPEAQLDRFLMHISIDYPNPDAEKSILELNRQEAQAELLKTSDNDTDDKPEPLISQQVLFAARHEILNIHMSSEVEDYLLKIILATRDPSPYDEQLSKWVNYGVSPRATIALDRCARAHAWLAGKDYVAPSDVQAVAADIFRHRILLSFEAEANGIDADYFITQLLSYIAVP, encoded by the coding sequence ATGAGTCTATATCAACAAATAACACATGCAAGAGATTGCTTAAGTAAAAAAATCATCGGTCAGGAAGCACTGGTTAATAAGTTGTTTATTGCCCTATTAGCTGACGGCCATTTACTGGTTGAAGGCGCTCCCGGCCTGGCGAAAACCCGCGCCATTAAGGAACTGAGTGATTTGATTGAAGCGGATTTTCATCGCGTTCAGTTTACTCCAGATTTATTACCCGCTGACTTAACTGGCACCGAAATATATCGCCCTCAGGATGGTACTTTTCATTTTCAAAAAGGCCCTTTATTTCATAACTTGCTATTGGCCGATGAAATAAATCGCGCCCCGGCCAAAGTGCAATCAGCGCTTTTAGAAGCTATGGCTGAAAAACAAATTACCGTTGGCAGAGAAACCTATCAATTACCTAAATTGTTCATGGTGATGGCGACGCAAAACCCCATTGAACAAGAAGGTACTTATCCTCTGCCAGAAGCACAACTGGATCGTTTTTTGATGCACATTAGCATCGACTACCCTAATCCAGATGCAGAAAAATCCATCTTAGAACTCAATCGTCAGGAAGCTCAAGCTGAGTTATTGAAAACGTCCGACAATGACACTGACGACAAGCCTGAACCCCTTATTAGTCAACAGGTATTATTCGCTGCCCGTCATGAAATCCTCAACATTCACATGAGCAGCGAAGTTGAAGACTATTTATTGAAAATCATTTTAGCCACCCGTGATCCGTCACCCTATGATGAACAATTATCCAAGTGGGTAAATTATGGCGTTAGCCCTCGTGCAACAATTGCCTTAGACCGTTGTGCCCGTGCTCATGCCTGGTTAGCCGGTAAGGACTATGTGGCACCGTCTGATGTTCAGGCCGTAGCCGCAGATATTTTTCGTCATCGTATCTTGTTATCCTTCGAAGCCGAAGCCAATGGGATTGATGCCGATTATTTTATTACTCAATTACTCAGTTACATTGCAGTGCCTTAG
- the hflD gene encoding high frequency lysogenization protein HflD produces MSTEHSTEPLTSKPLTTMEERTIALAGIFQNCKQVQTLASSGKVDGFYLDVAVKAILNTSPDDTLQVFQGIAGIRDGLTLVQQQLGNGDTKRNTELTRYSISVLFLANKLLKDQAMLKQLSDGIDKAQGQVEHFGIDHSNIYASLGGLYSDTISQLNPRIMVAGEPEYLNNPDNANKVRTFLLGSIRAAVLWQQLGGSRWQLLLKRKQIVDIAKTLAQR; encoded by the coding sequence TTGTCAACAGAACACTCAACAGAGCCTTTAACAAGCAAGCCCTTAACAACGATGGAAGAACGCACTATCGCCCTGGCGGGGATCTTCCAAAATTGTAAGCAGGTACAAACACTGGCCAGTAGTGGCAAGGTTGATGGCTTTTATCTGGATGTAGCAGTTAAGGCGATTCTAAATACCTCGCCGGATGACACCCTGCAAGTTTTCCAAGGCATAGCGGGCATTCGTGATGGCCTGACATTGGTACAACAGCAATTGGGTAATGGTGATACAAAACGCAACACGGAACTGACCCGTTATTCTATCAGCGTGTTATTTTTAGCCAATAAATTGCTCAAAGATCAAGCCATGCTGAAACAATTAAGTGATGGCATTGACAAGGCACAGGGACAGGTTGAACATTTTGGCATCGATCATTCCAACATTTATGCCAGTCTGGGTGGCTTATACTCAGACACCATCAGCCAATTAAATCCACGTATTATGGTGGCAGGTGAACCTGAATATTTGAACAATCCTGACAATGCTAACAAAGTACGTACCTTTTTATTAGGCAGTATTCGAGCTGCCGTACTGTGGCAACAGTTAGGTGGCAGTCGTTGGCAACTATTGCTTAAACGCAAACAAATTGTCGATATTGCAAAAACACTTGCTCAGCGCTAG
- the mnmA gene encoding tRNA 2-thiouridine(34) synthase MnmA, with protein MSKDSTASKTPAIVVGLSGGVDSSVTALLLKQQGFDVSAIFMKNWNEDDDAGYCPAEEDFADAQSIAAELDIPFHGVNFAPEYWDNVFSYFLAEYKAGRTPNPDILCNKEIKFKVFLDYALSQGAEKIATGHYARVKEENGEFFLLKGKDNNKDQSYFLYTLGQYPLSKTLFPVGELEKPEVRALAEKFQLATWDKKDSTGICFIGERDFAKFLSKYLPAKPGDMVTPEGEVVGQHQGLMYHTLGQRKGLGIGGRKASKAAEKTAGMPWFAAQKNLSNNQLIVVQGKDHPLLYSQHLSASQLHWVSGKAPAAPFQCMAKTRYRQADQACTITEINKLAAKSTNLNTETQTNCVVEFDSPQFAITPGQSIVFYQGEICLGGGIID; from the coding sequence ATGAGTAAAGACAGCACAGCATCAAAAACACCTGCAATCGTCGTCGGCTTATCCGGTGGCGTGGATTCATCTGTGACAGCTCTATTACTTAAACAACAGGGCTTTGATGTTTCAGCGATTTTCATGAAAAACTGGAACGAAGATGATGATGCCGGTTACTGCCCGGCTGAAGAAGATTTTGCCGATGCCCAAAGTATTGCCGCAGAGCTGGACATCCCTTTTCATGGGGTCAATTTTGCACCAGAATATTGGGACAATGTATTTTCTTATTTTTTAGCAGAATATAAAGCTGGGCGAACTCCAAATCCTGATATTCTTTGTAATAAAGAAATCAAATTTAAAGTCTTTCTGGATTATGCCCTCTCTCAGGGTGCAGAAAAAATTGCCACCGGACATTATGCCCGTGTTAAAGAAGAAAACGGTGAGTTTTTTCTGCTTAAAGGAAAGGACAATAATAAAGATCAAAGTTATTTCCTTTATACTCTAGGACAATACCCCTTATCAAAAACATTATTCCCTGTCGGTGAATTGGAAAAACCCGAAGTACGAGCCTTGGCAGAAAAGTTTCAGCTCGCCACCTGGGATAAAAAAGATTCAACCGGCATCTGCTTTATTGGCGAGCGTGACTTCGCTAAATTCCTGAGCAAGTATTTGCCTGCCAAACCCGGTGACATGGTAACGCCTGAGGGTGAAGTCGTGGGGCAACATCAGGGGCTGATGTACCACACTCTAGGACAAAGAAAAGGCCTAGGCATTGGCGGTCGAAAGGCCAGCAAAGCGGCAGAAAAAACAGCGGGAATGCCCTGGTTTGCGGCACAAAAAAACTTATCGAACAATCAACTGATTGTGGTACAAGGCAAGGATCATCCTTTACTTTATAGTCAGCACTTAAGCGCATCCCAATTACATTGGGTGAGTGGCAAAGCACCGGCAGCGCCTTTTCAATGCATGGCAAAAACTCGCTATCGGCAAGCCGACCAAGCTTGTACCATCACTGAAATAAACAAGCTGGCAGCCAAAAGCACAAACTTGAACACAGAAACCCAAACAAATTGTGTGGTAGAATTCGACTCGCCTCAATTTGCCATCACACCGGGACAATCAATCGTCTTTTATCAAGGCGAAATTTGCCTTGGCGGTGGAATTATTGATTAA
- a CDS encoding pseudouridine synthase: MSKLILFNKPYNVLCQFTDTDEQHASSRENLSDYINIKKVYPAGRLDRDSEGLLLLTDSGALQHQIAHPKHSKEKSYWVQVDGAIDEQALKQLCQGVRLKDGLTKPAKARIISEPEIWPRIPPVRFRKDIPTTWIELSISEGKNRQVRRMTAAVGFPTLRLIRHRIGQWQLDTMQPGEYRKLNIK, encoded by the coding sequence ATGTCTAAACTGATTCTTTTTAATAAGCCCTACAATGTATTATGTCAGTTTACAGACACCGATGAGCAACATGCCAGCAGTCGGGAAAATTTATCTGACTATATCAACATAAAAAAGGTCTACCCCGCTGGCCGTCTTGATAGAGACAGTGAGGGCTTATTATTATTGACCGATTCAGGTGCCTTACAGCACCAGATTGCACATCCCAAGCATAGCAAAGAAAAGTCCTATTGGGTACAAGTGGATGGTGCAATTGACGAACAGGCACTAAAACAGCTTTGCCAGGGTGTGCGCTTAAAAGACGGTTTAACCAAACCCGCCAAGGCAAGAATAATATCCGAACCCGAAATTTGGCCACGAATACCACCGGTACGTTTTCGTAAAGACATTCCCACAACCTGGATTGAGCTCAGCATTAGCGAAGGAAAAAACCGTCAAGTACGTCGTATGACTGCTGCAGTTGGGTTTCCTACTCTGCGTCTAATCCGCCATCGAATTGGTCAATGGCAATTAGACACGATGCAGCCTGGCGAATACCGTAAATTAAACATTAAATAA